In the genome of Raphanus sativus cultivar WK10039 chromosome 9, ASM80110v3, whole genome shotgun sequence, the window GTGCATTgttaaaatgatttaattggAAGTTATAGAGAACAGgcagaaaagaaaatgatcaaaagcATTAAAGTATGAAAGGTGTGAAGAAATAAAAAGCTAAAACATAAGTCAATTTATCATACAAATGCTACAttccaatataattttttcccttttaattcctttttttatttagaCTCCGCTTGCTAATCAATTCAATCGCACTATATAAGCAGCATACAATTTTTCAAAACCAAACGAATGATCTACGTCTCGACTCTCGACTGCTTTTCATCGTCCGTGCGTCTTTCCATAAGATGTTGCGTCTCCAACTTCTCGGACATATATCCCAACGCTGCGTGCCGCCGTTTTCGTGGCCGGAAACGTGTCCGGGTACGGGCACGTCAACCAAAAACTGATGTCCCCTTGTGCTTACATAGATTCACTCACctgaaagaagaaagaagaagccTTGTAATTGGTTGATTCACTTGTCAGACAAGTCCTCGTCCTTGTCGTTGCTTGGCTTGTCTTCTTGCAAGCAATCAACAGGAATATAAAAGTAGCCCTTTGGTAGCCGCCGATTCTTGAAAGAAGCTTCGTCCGATGTCATCACAATCTCCTTGGCAAATGTTTCTACATTCTGCTATCATCAGTTTTATACAAGTATATAAAGATGTCTTCTGTCTCATGATTAAGTTTGGCGTTgagcagaaaaaaaaagagtccaACCTTACGACAAAAAGATTCTTCTCACCTTCTTGGGCTTTGATCCTTCATCTTCATCCTCCGAAACACTTGGCGACACTATACAATGTTTCCGTGGAACCGTTTTCCCAGAAAATACTTTGCTCCTACTACCCTTGGAAGTAGCACTATCGTCGGTTTTCTGATCAGTGTCCATTGCAATAGGACCTTTCCCTCGAAGCTTAACAGAGGCTGTGCTGTCAATGGTGATATCATCTGACCTCTGTATTGCTTCACTGCCAGATATATTACTGTCTGGATGACCTTTTATTGATGTCGTCGCCGAGTCAGATGAAACTTCCGGGGGAGAAAATGGATTACGGAGTGGTAACGAACGTGCAGCGTGATCCCTTCTGGCAGCAAGTATCTCATGTGAGGAGATAGCCAACTCTCGCtgcaaataatatatatacacaccaGTAAAAGGTCAAGTGCCCAATTTTTATACCTTTGTTTGAAAGGAAGGCATAGGGTTTAAGTAAGAGTTTAACTTACTTTTAACTTCTCCCTCTTGACTATCCGCTCGCACAGAAGTCGTAGCCTCTCTAGTTCAACCCTATAATGCTTGAGACTTTTCAGCCCATCTGCCCCATGTTTCTGAGATTCGGCCTGCCAACACAGTCAGAGAGATGTAAGCAAGTGGGACCATCATAAAAATGACTAGAGAGATGAAAAATTAAGACCTTTGCCTTCTGTTCCAAGCTGTGTTTCTCACAGTAAGCCTTATGCGGAAGTTTCCCACCACCAATCATATGAAAGCCAGCACTTCTGGCACAGGTTGGGTGAAACGTCGCCTGGCAGTTACCATAACTACACTGTAAAACGACAAACAAGCTTCTGATCAATCTTTGTCCCAATACTTGAAGCTAGGTGTCTTCGGATAAAGAAAGCAACGAAGCGTCAGTACCTTAAAGCATGCACCATATATCCGTTGGCATACACAGCAAGTACTGGTGTTCTTGGCCAATGACTCCTAACAAAGCATCATATATTAAGCTTTAGAATTTTTTCAAAACATGATACTGATTCtggattttataataatataaacccACCACTCCTTGCACAGGATTTATTTGTCCCCTTCTGAAGGTTGATTCCAAAGACCACTGCAAGAAATTAAATACCCAATAATTTGCAATGATCATTACTGTATATAGTACGCAAGACCCTGCGAATAAAGGAAACCTCACCTCCGCACAAAATGCATGTACCCACTGGCCATTTGTGGTTTTCCTAAAAGCCCCAGTTGTGCCTCCACATAAAGTGCACTCTGTAGTAGAAGACGGGTTTTCCCAGAAATTGAAAGAACCAGTAGATTCTGCGCATAGTTCACAGTACCAAGGACCAGTAGATTCTTTAGCACATTTGTAGCAATCCATGTGAACAGCAACCTGTAATTGGAGCATGATCAGATATAATACCGTGCAAAAAGATGTCCCTGGAAAAGATAAATCAGGCCTTGgttaaacataagaaaaaattcATAGGGAATGTCTAATCACCTTACAACTAGAGCACACTACAATCAGGTTCCATATAGTTTCAGAGCGTCTGCAGATATCACAACTTCGTGGTTTTTCTGATGAAATGTCTGGTGTACGATGATCAGACCGCTTGTCTGATGGTGGACCGGAAACAGGCATCTTTAAAAGTGTTTCCTTTGTCTGTGGCACTACATGAGCGCTGCCAGAAACTTTACGTCTAGAAGTACTGATCTGTCCGATTTATAACCAGCAAAATGACAAAAATTAAACCTATGGCACAGAAAAAAATGGAGGGAAAACTCAAAACGTAGCAACAACAACCTCTTGTTGAGCAGGTTCTTCTGCCATATCTTTCCTGAGAGATGTATTCCGAGAAGATGTTGCTGCAGCAGCAGTAGCAGCAGCTAGAACAGCCTGGGCGTCTTTGTGTCTTTTCTCTTTCCTACTTTGCTTTCTTGCTTCCCTGACATCATGGAAATATTTGTTAATCAGAACATCATCCCATCTTCGTCCATGCTCTTCATCAATCTCATGGGGTAGCTTTTTGGTAACTTCGTCGGCTAGATCGTCTGAGAAAAGAAAGCAGCTTTAGTATAACatgacagatttttttttttttgaacacaacaGAAATTGTTATATAATGCAGAAAACATGAAGACTCACCCGAGAGTTGCTTTCTTGAAACTGCCGTGCCAAGTAACTGAAGTTGATAATATAGAAGCTCTCCTTCCACTTCATCTTTCGGAGACAGATCCAGTATGCCCAATTTCCTAGCTTTAGCTAACTGACAAAATGTGTTTCCTTCTTCAGAGCCTGCCAAAATGTTATAATGTTACCAAATGTCCCAAAAGCTGTGgcataaatcataaattatttaCCATCTGGTTCGGTTGTCATCCTATCCACATAAGAATTCGTGCTGCTTTTCAGGGCCTTTCCCTTGTTCATCTCAGACAATTCTTTGTGAATATAAGGATGAGGATCGAAACCAGGATATGCTTCATGATCACTGAatcatcaaaaattaaaaaaagaagtgaTATAGTAGGTAGAATGTTTTTGTAGCCAAGGGAACAAAAGAAACTGTCTCCCAAATGGGTTATGAAGCTTACAGGAGATCCAAGATAATAGGGCTCGGACAGCTCAAAATTCCACGATTTTGAGAACTATCTGGCCTCAAGGAAAAGGCATTCTCCACCATTCGTCCAGACGAACTGGGATTTGATTGTTCTCCTTGATCATCTACGCAACAAATCAAAATTAAGATATGAGCAGCAGCTATCATCAACTATCCATTAAGCGTGATAAACATTGGACCATGAAGAGACTTCCTCAATGGAAAAACTCTACGCTGCTATGTAACACAATGAAGAAAATACTACATAGAGGATAACAAGCATGGAGGATAGATACATGAGACATGCACgaataaatattgaaaacttAGAAGAACATACCAGAAAGATTAACTGAACTTTTCCCAAGATGACCTTCCTGATCAAGTACTGCTGATTTCTGCATATGAGAAACAAGGCACAATGTCCAAAATCTCATCAGTAATTCCTTGtgcacaaaaacaaaaacagtgcATCACCTACGTTTCAACCTTCGTGAAATATCTAGCAAGTAGTGCGAACCATGGGATATACCTGTTCTTCTGAAGAATGATCAGATGGCAAATTCTCACTGCTTCCATTTTTCACAACTGGAGTATAAGATTTAGCTTCATCTGTCACAACACCATTACTAATACAATTTTCAGAAGGGGTACATGTCGGATTCAAGATGTCAGAATCTAGCATCGTCATGCCTTCAGTACAGATAGCAGCCCGACGCTCAGATTTAGTAGGTTTCGTACTTTTAGAAATATCGCCTTTGTTCCTAGTTCCCATGTGTGCATGCTGGCCAAGCCATTTAACTATCTTGCCTAGTAAATCAGGTAACAAGTCTCCATCCTGTAACGCAGAACTTTGAaatcaatatattgaatcccACAAAGAGAAAACAGACATTTTAAGAAGTTTTACACATTACCATAAGTTTGGCATTCAAAGCATCAGGATTGACCCCGATCTCTTCAGCCACATCCTTTACATTCACTTTCCCCAGGTCGATCAACTAAAAAATGTTAATCAATGAGCAAGAGAGTCAACAGGTACAGATGATCCAACTTAATAGTATATGCACACCTTTTTCAGAATCAACCCAAAACTAAGAGACTCGGATTGAGTCTTTTCATCATCGGTGCTTCTCCCAGTAATCCCTGATTCGACAATGTCTGTTGCAGACAAGTTAAATTCTGAACATGGTGATTCCAGTTCTCGCAACTCACTGTTTCTCGAAATATCAGAACGTGTACCTGGTGTTCCTACGTCAACTCCCATCTCATCAGTACTTAGCTGATCTCTTACAGATTCTGATGGAAGATGGCATAGAGGAGGACGACTATCAGCTGCATTAATTTCTCCTCCCTCTATAGGCCTTCCACTTTCTTGAATATCTGAATGCTTCGAGCAGAAAGCTCGCAGTTCAACCTACAAATTTTCTTGCATTGTTAAAGAATAAACATCACTAATATATCTATGATATCTTTCTGTAAGTAATGAAACTTACAGTGTCACACCCGCGTTTTCCCCAGATTTCTAGCCTGTTCCCTGCCTCCCTTGCACATATAGGATGGAAAGACGTTCGGCAAGTTGCTATAATCAAGAGATTGTAAAGAAGTATCAATAACTCTTCTGGATAGAATATAGAATCGAAGAAAAGTGTGACAAGTAGAATGCAGCCATAAAGTTGAAAAGGTAAATCAAGTTAAAACATGGGAAGTATAGACatttgtctatttattttagttaggtCCAAGCTGTGTGCAAATGCACTTTCACAGCAACCCAGCGTAGCAAAATATTCATCGAAGAACTAACAATATAAAATTCGTTTCATCCGAGATGTAATCAGCACAATGTAGCCTGATATAAAATACTTAACACTCCACTGCGGTGAACAGTTTCAACAAAGCACTTTCCAGTTAAAAATGATCTAGACAGTTGGGTTATCTAGACTACAACTGCGAGCACAGCAGTATAAGTAGATGAACCCCAATTTCAGTTTTACTAAGGGGATCGAGCAACCAGTAGTCCTATATGTTTGTCCTACGAAAGTAGTAGCTTAAGTAAAAGACCCAGACTATACAACAGAACATGTCATGAAGAGTACCAGTGTTACCCATGGTCAGAGGTAGAACGGATGCACAGAAAGAAACAATACCTACCATTACAACACCGAACGCAAGCACCAGATTTCACCTTGCACAAGTTACACAATAACTTCCTGCGAGTTTCTTTTATTCCAGGCAAATTCAAGATTGGCTCCATTTTATTCAAGTCTTCTATGTACACCTCAGGCATccacaaagaacaaaacaaatgaGCAAACTCCGGTGGCCCACCATTCTCAGTTTTTGAGTCAACTGGTTTCAGAACGCCACCCTTTTTCGGACAAAGCAAGCATGGTCTTTCAGAATCATTACGACCATTCTCCACCTCACACCAGGAGCACAACCAAGTCTCATCTGTATCTTCAACCACACCATAGCATTTTCTATGAACTTTAGCTTTGCAGGAAGTGCAAACAATCAACTGATTATGATATTCCCTGGCATCACCAGTGCAGCAAAAATCACATAACAACGCATCCCCTCTGCAAGGAGCAGCAACCACTAATTTCTCCAAACCCGCATCACTACCAATACGCCTCCGCTTCTTAGAGGGCCTTTCTGATGCCAACAAAATCCTATTTCTGCAACCTAAAACCCATTCTAAACTACCAGAATAGTCTGACCCAGACGAGACCTCATCCCCCACGTTGTCAACACTCATCTCCTGCGCAGCATCATCCTTTACTTCAGATAACCCTTTACAACCAACATCCTCACTCTCTGCACTCGCATCAGTTTCCCTCTGCTGTACATCAACCGACTCATACTCCACAGACGGAACTGAAAAGCAGCTTCGAGAAGACAAAGACCGAAGAGACGCTAAATCCGACAAAGTTTCTAAATCAGGCAACTCTAAACGCCTAAAGTAATCCTGACGTTCAACCCATATACTCCCGGCTCTCAGCTTCTCCCCTTGCCTAGAagaagacttcttcttcttcgtctcgtTCCCATGGTGAGACTTCTTATGCCGTCTCTTGTCATCCTTCTGGTTCAGCAAATTAGCTAAAACAATCGGCAGAGTCCCCACACTCACCCCAACAGCCGAACCATCTTCGTTAACGTCATAGGGAGACTTCTCGGAGAGATGCTTGCTCGCCTGAGCTAACAAATCGATTCTCTGCGAACTCCTATCGTCCTCGAAGCTTTTGTTATTATCCCTGCGAGACGGTCTGCACGGCCTCTCCTCAGCGCCACAGCCTCCCTCCACTCCCCTACCCATCATCTTCTCCCGCCGCCGCTGGCATTGGTCAACGCTCATAACCACCACGCGCCTCCGCACATGAAACCGTAACCCTAACACTCCCGCCCTTCAATTTCCTCCTCCTCCAAGATAACAGGcgataatcaaaaaaaaaaccctaaccCTAATTTCCCGAAGCCTAAACCTACTTTCTCCCAATCAATTACAGATTCGAACGATTGAAATAAGAAGATacgatgacgatgatgatgattgatTGGATAAAAGCGTGGCTGAGATTATTAGGGTTTCTTCGAGTTTCTCTGGTTCATGTTCTTTCGGATCCCTTCACCGCGTTATTTGCAGGTAACAGAGGAACGGTTCATCTtttcagaaatttttttttatttttttttttctaatttccgAGTGTATGATAGCGAGGTGTGAGGCGTAGGGTAGCACTCGTGCACCGCGTTCGTTGCGACACGTGGTGGATTATTACTCGTTTGATGACTCACGAGATACCAACACGTTAATTCATTCCACTCTTTCATAAAAGCGTACCgatattgctttttttttcttttttttacctcCCTTTTCTTATTTATTGTATAATCCCTCGTTTTGTAGTAAATTCAGATATTGGTCAATTTCTTTTCAGAAGGCGATTTAGATCCTCTTCAATTTTTTGGTGCCTTCGTAGTGTGTTTGACTAGTGATTACGACGATACAGACTGTTTGCTTCTTGTTGGATTTGCTCTCTCACAggacaaaaccaaaataaaaaactttgattttgattggttaagaaggagaaggagggttgtcaaaaaaaaaaaaggaggaggaggatgtaATAATTGCATGTGATGTTTTACAGATGCTATGCATTAATATGAAAGTGACTCTTTGAGCCCACTAATCAAAACTATAACCGGTTATATTTAGAATGCTCTGGCTTTAATTTAATTGGGGACAAAAATTAGATGACCAAACTAAGTGACTGAAATAGAATCTAGGTGGCTTGATTAATGCATACATTAAGATAATCCATCAAAGATTATCGGACATAATGcaagttaataaaaaattagCTATGAATCAagagaaaataaataactaaattaagcTTAAAAGGTTTGAAAATACTGAGTCTTAGATTAGTGGCCGTATATAAAACActgagaatttttatttttatttaaaacaagaGAATTATTCTGATAAAAATCCAACCcaattaaatatctaattattttatatctaaaatctaTGGAACAATATCATGTcaaaaatttctttcaaaagaaCATAATTATAGG includes:
- the LOC108824486 gene encoding uncharacterized protein LOC108824486 isoform X4, encoding MSVDQCQRRREKMMGRGVEGGCGAEERPCRPSRRDNNKSFEDDRSSQRIDLLAQASKHLSEKSPYDVNEDGSAVGVSVGTLPIVLANLLNQKDDKRRHKKSHHGNETKKKKSSSRQGEKLRAGSIWVERQDYFRRLELPDLETLSDLASLRSLSSRSCFSVPSVEYESVDVQQRETDASAESEDVGCKGLSEVKDDAAQEMSVDNVGDEVSSGSDYSGSLEWVLGCRNRILLASERPSKKRRRIGSDAGLEKLVVAAPCRGDALLCDFCCTGDAREYHNQLIVCTSCKAKVHRKCYGVVEDTDETWLCSWCEVENGRNDSERPCLLCPKKGGVLKPVDSKTENGGPPEFAHLFCSLWMPEVYIEDLNKMEPILNLPGIKETRRKLLCNLCKVKSGACVRCCNATCRTSFHPICAREAGNRLEIWGKRGCDTVELRAFCSKHSDIQESGRPIEGGEINAADSRPPLCHLPSESVRDQLSTDEMGVDVGTPGTRSDISRNSELRELESPCSEFNLSATDIVESGITGRSTDDEKTQSESLSFGLILKKLIDLGKVNVKDVAEEIGVNPDALNAKLMDGDLLPDLLGKIVKWLGQHAHMGTRNKGDISKSTKPTKSERRAAICTEGMTMLDSDILNPTCTPSENCISNGVVTDEAKSYTPVVKNGSSENLPSDHSSEEQKSAVLDQEGHLGKSSVNLSDDQGEQSNPSSSGRMVENAFSLRPDSSQNRGILSCPSPIILDLLDHEAYPGFDPHPYIHKELSEMNKGKALKSSTNSYVDRMTTEPDGSEEGNTFCQLAKARKLGILDLSPKDEVEGELLYYQLQLLGTAVSRKQLSDDLADEVTKKLPHEIDEEHGRRWDDVLINKYFHDVREARKQSRKEKRHKDAQAVLAAATAAAATSSRNTSLRKDMAEEPAQQEISTSRRKVSGSAHVVPQTKETLLKMPVSGPPSDKRSDHRTPDISSEKPRSCDICRRSETIWNLIVVCSSCKVAVHMDCYKCAKESTGPWYCELCAESTGSFNFWENPSSTTECTLCGGTTGAFRKTTNGQWVHAFCAEWSLESTFRRGQINPVQGVESLAKNTSTCCVCQRIYGACFKCSYGNCQATFHPTCARSAGFHMIGGGKLPHKAYCEKHSLEQKAKAESQKHGADGLKSLKHYRVELERLRLLCERIVKREKLKRELAISSHEILAARRDHAARSLPLRNPFSPPEVSSDSATTSIKGHPDSNISGSEAIQRSDDITIDSTASVKLRGKGPIAMDTDQKTDDSATSKGSRSKVFSGKTVPRKHCIVSPSVSEDEDEGSKPKKVRRIFLS